One stretch of Hevea brasiliensis isolate MT/VB/25A 57/8 chromosome 12, ASM3005281v1, whole genome shotgun sequence DNA includes these proteins:
- the LOC110660240 gene encoding UMP-CMP kinase 3 produces MGDAKEGTSEMMSTKQSTKIVINEKTTNEIVSDKETKEIVLSENTTIDEEILSAKKTQENVCEKETNETLLEQTAKETGSQKKPVVVFVLGGPGGGKTTQCAKAAKEFGFTHLSSGELLRQRIKSDPENGPVIEAEMKEGESVAPDITMEELKKAMAKSENNKFILDGFPFDEETRATFEAATNIQPELVLFFDCSEEERERRILSRKQQGRPDDNPETVRKRFKKFQKNTLPVVEHYRARGIVLQVDAGKLEEEVFKTLKSILEPSTKMQAEDEAPTIEELEKEISELLL; encoded by the exons ATGGGTGATGCAAAGGAG GGAACGAGTGAAATGATGTCTACAAAACAGAGCACTAAGATTGTGATTAACGAAAAAACAACAAATGAAATTGTGTCtgataaagagaccaaagagatCGTGTTGTCTGAGAatacaacaattgatgaagagatCTTGTCTGCGAAGAAAACACAGGAAAATGTGTGTGAAAAAGAAACAAATGAGACTCTGCTTGAGCAGACGGCCAAGGAAACAGGGTCCCAGAAAAAGCCTGTAGTTGTATTTGTTTTAG GTGGTCCTGGAGGGGGAAAGACCACTCAGTGTGCCAAGGCAGCCAAAGAATTTGGGTTTACCCATCTCAGCAGCGGAGAACTTCTTCGCCAGAGAATTAAAAGTGACCCAGAAAATGG ACCTGTAATTGAAGCCGAGATGAAGGAGGGAGAGAGCGTTGCTCCAGACATAACAATGGAGGAACTTAAGAAAGCTATggcaaaaagtgaaaataataaatttattctgGATGGTTTTCCTTTTGATGAGGAGACTCGAGCTACTTTTGAAGCTGCT ACCAACATACAACCAGAACTTGTGCTCTTCTTTGATTGTTCTGAGGAAGAAAGGGAGAGAAGAATTTTAAGCAGGAAACAGCAG GGAAGGCCAGATGACAATCCTGAGACTGTAAGGAAGCGATTTAAAAAATTTCAGAAGAATACTCTTCCTGTGGTTGAGCATTATAGAGCAAGAGGCATAGTTTTGCAG GTTGATGCTGGAAAGCTAGAGGAGGAAGTGTTTAAGACTCTTAAAAGCATTCTTGAACCCTCAACAAAGATGCAAGCTGAAGATGAAGCACCAACCATTGAAGAACTTGAAAAGGAAATATCAGAAttgttattataa
- the LOC110649050 gene encoding single-stranded DNA-binding protein WHY2, mitochondrial, which translates to MMKLSRLLQQSRDASRLHALTFQAGISTARQDLTANERIYAPYCVFKGKAALSVEPVPPTFTKLNSGNVRVERRGIMMLTFMPAIGERKYDYEKRQHFALSATEVGSLISLGPKDSSEFFHDPSMLSSNAGQVRKSLSIKPQADGGGYFVSLSVVNNILRTNERFNVPLTAGEFAVLKTACSFALPHIMGWDRLTAKLPKESVGSPSKANRQEPDLEWAK; encoded by the exons ATGATGAAGCTATCGAGATTGCTGCAGCAGTCCAG AGATGCTTCAAGGTTGCATGCTCTTACATTTCAGGCTGGCATTTCAACTGCTAGGCAGGATCTTACTGCAAACG AACGTATATATGCTCCGTACTGTGTTTTCAAGGGAAAAGCTGCACTCTCAGTTGAACCTGTCCCGCCAACTTTCACTAAATTGAAT TCAGGGAATGTTAGAGTTGAACGCCGTGGTATTATGATGTTGACTTTCATGCCTGCCATTGGTGAGCGCAAGTATGACTATGAAAAGCGGCAG CATTTTGCTTTGTCAGCAACAGAGGTTGGTTCTTTGATTAGCTTGGGTCCCAAAGATTCTTCTGAATTCTTCCATGATCCTTCAATGTTGTCAAG TAATGCTGGACAAGTGAGAAAGAGCTTATCAATTAAGCCACAGgcagatggtggtggttattttgtGTCATTAA GTGTTGTTAATAATATTTTAAGAACCAATGAGCGGTTCAATGTTCCTCTCACAGCTGGTGAATTTGCAGTTTTGAAGACAGCTTGCAGT TTTGCATTGCCCCATATCATGGGTTGGGATCGGTTGACAGCTAAGCTGCCCAAAGAGAGTGTGGGAAGTCCATCGAAAGCAAATCGGCAAGAGCCTGATTTAGAGTGGGCTAAGTGA
- the LOC110649045 gene encoding tRNA-specific adenosine deaminase TAD3, with product MMNEKTELWQIIHIPDKPPISPTEQPTVNAFASVIEPKLANTFIRRLNQIAPLENLRHVKRIQKRHDEKGKNQLSVILCLASETENGKQSNNLPENVQELINSYQLSPFITKVCKYAATSREEWEEQCKLWPTSYHPPTYNINGITGFGEEDSQSVFDFMKVAVDLAKSGGGLMVNAAVIVDPSVQQIIATGHDQIYSWHNKTGTENSHLKKPASFASNLNSNGASHLNVFPNNLHNGPERLYVGVSCLSPWQWCGQQLDMETSCYLHPLRHAAIVAIESSAERDRRLFPRLLHTEKSFEVESMQSSCAGSPAKRQKTNLANVEDGKELDAHSEAASVRPYLCTGYDIYLVWEPCTMCAMALVHQRIRRIFYAFPNPNAGALGSVHRLQGEKSLNHHYAVFRVVLPQ from the exons ATGATGAATGAGAAAACAGAGTTATGGCAAATCATCCACATTCCTGATAAGCCTCCGATCTCACCTACCGAGCAACCCACAG TGAATGCTTTTGCCTCGGTAATTGAGCCAAAGCTTGCAAATACTTTTATAAG gcGTTTAAATCAGATAGCTCCACTTGAAAATCTCCGCCATGTGAAGCGTATACAAAAGAGACATGATGAAAAGG GGAAAAATCAGCTGTCAGTTATCTTGTGCCTAGCTTCTGAGACTGAGAATGGCAAGCAGTCAAACAACTTGCCTGAGAATGTACAAGAGCTAATCAACTCTTACCAGTTGAGTCCTTTTATCACAAAA GTTTGTAAATATGCTGCAACATCTAGAGAAGAGTGGGAAGAGCAATGCAAACTTTGGCCAACATCATATCATCCACCTACTTA CAATATTAATGGCATTACTGGATTTGGTGAAGAGGACTCACAATCAGTTTTCGACTTCATGAAAGTGGCTGTTGACTTGGCAAAATCTGGTGGTGGTTTG ATGGTCAATGCTGCAGTTATAGTGGATCCTTCTGTTCAGCAGATTATTGCAACTGGACATGATCAAATCTATTCATGGCATAACAAGACTGGCACTGAAAATAGCCACCTTAAAAAGCCAGCCTCCTTTGCTTCTAATCTCAATTCCAATGGCGCAAGTCATTTAAATGTGTTTCCTAACAATTTGCATAATGGACCTGAAAGATTATATGTTGGTGTTTCTTGTTTAAGTCCTTGGCAGTGGTGTGGGCAACAATTGGATATGGAAACTTCTTGTTATTTGCATCCTTTACGACATGCTGCCATTGTTGCTATTGAATCTTCTGCTGAAAGGGATAGGCGCCTATTCCCTCGCTTGCTTCATACTGAGAAGTCCTTTGAAGTGGAATCTATGCAGTCTTCTTGTGCAGGTTCTCCAGCAAAAAGACAGAAGACGAACCTTGCAAAT GTTGAGGATGGGAAGGAATTGGATGCTCATTCTGAAGCCGCATCAGTGAGGCCCTATCTTTGCACTGGTTATGACATCTACCTGGTATGGGAGCCATGTACGAT GTGTGCAATGGCACTTGTGCATCAAAGAATTAGGCGTATATTTTATGCTTTCCCCAATCCAAATGCCGGTGCATTAGGCAGTGTTCACAGACTACAGGGAGAGAAAAGCTTGAATCATCACTATGCTGTTTTCAGGGTAGTTCTGCCTCAATAG